A region from the Coleofasciculus sp. FACHB-T130 genome encodes:
- the hisA gene encoding 1-(5-phosphoribosyl)-5-[(5-phosphoribosylamino)methylideneamino]imidazole-4-carboxamide isomerase: MNVIPAIDLLEGRCVRLYQGDYARSQVFDNNPANIAKQWVEQGATRLHIVDLDGAKAGQLVNRQAIEAILQVVPGEIQVGGGLRDKSSVSQLLNMGVKQVILGTIAVEQPQLVEELCQEFPGQIIVGIDARNGQVATRGWLETSEVAAIDLAKQMQQLGVAAIIYTDIHRDGTLSGPNLEALRELANAISIPIIASGGVSSVTDLLSLLTLEPLGVSGVIVGRALYTGDVSLKAALQAIGSGRIQDVPPDLGFSTFA, encoded by the coding sequence ATGAATGTAATTCCAGCGATTGATTTGCTAGAAGGTCGGTGCGTACGGTTATATCAGGGAGACTACGCGCGATCGCAAGTTTTTGATAACAACCCCGCTAATATTGCTAAACAGTGGGTAGAACAGGGGGCAACCCGGTTGCATATCGTAGACCTCGACGGTGCTAAGGCGGGTCAACTGGTCAACCGACAGGCAATTGAGGCGATTTTACAGGTAGTGCCGGGAGAAATCCAAGTAGGGGGCGGCTTGCGCGACAAAAGCTCAGTCTCTCAGCTGCTAAACATGGGTGTGAAGCAGGTAATCTTGGGAACCATAGCCGTAGAACAACCCCAGTTGGTCGAAGAACTTTGCCAGGAATTTCCAGGGCAAATTATCGTAGGAATTGACGCCCGGAATGGACAGGTTGCCACAAGAGGCTGGTTAGAAACGTCTGAAGTTGCGGCAATCGACTTGGCTAAGCAAATGCAACAATTAGGGGTTGCTGCCATTATCTACACCGATATTCATCGAGATGGCACGCTTTCTGGCCCTAATTTAGAGGCATTAAGAGAACTCGCCAATGCTATTTCCATCCCCATTATTGCCTCTGGCGGTGTTAGTTCGGTTACTGACTTGTTGAGTTTACTAACACTCGAACCTTTGGGAGTTAGCGGTGTGATTGTGGGTCGTGCCCTCTATACAGGTGATGTTTCGCTCAAAGCAGCCCTGCAAGCGATAGGGTCGGGACGTATTCAAGATGTCCCGCCAGATTTGGGCTTTTCCACTTTTGCTTGA
- a CDS encoding transglutaminase domain-containing protein, producing MIPDSAALPLKENPWHRTIRPIAAAAIHGIASQKDTLIAIDATNGYLLQIDPKSDNTTILNANHLPDFLGVTGLALWEDTLWCTQENGIFFCPSAINGISTTDLTPQSFVTLPYLANGVAVWESTVYVTSQKAGYILVFSRETGQEITRFYAPGVGVENITVKGEELWVSDSIEQTVYCLDRATGEIKFSVLTPFECPTGLAFYTDPQTGKDILYVAYAGEEPYLRDNPNADPNYELQYRDRTFIHPLYFYYNEAERYALSNGYLMEISYVEELSPLDEVDLENVEWRIALPSETHRQKIRKIEAVGLPFTEEIQDGQRVAVFKFNSLKTGDRYIFGWKALIEVWSIKYRLTPRDAEKLPDLPPELRSKYLTDDDDLAMDTDIILKAAKEAIGSETNMLRKIFKIRNYVYDRLSYGIKPYIDPPDVALERGVGSCGEYLGVLLALARLNGIACRTVGRYKCPPHPELMNLPLQPDFNHVWMEFYLPGFGWLPMESNPDDVVEKGPYPSRFFMGLAWYHAEMGKGITFESLMSHGERVNKQSVSIGELSLNHVRFTILEELAPSS from the coding sequence ATGATTCCTGATTCAGCGGCTCTACCACTCAAAGAAAATCCTTGGCATCGGACAATTAGACCGATTGCAGCTGCTGCCATACATGGCATTGCTTCTCAGAAAGATACACTTATCGCCATTGACGCCACTAACGGGTATCTGCTGCAAATCGATCCGAAGAGTGACAACACTACTATACTCAATGCCAATCATCTGCCAGATTTTCTGGGCGTGACTGGGTTAGCTCTTTGGGAAGATACTCTTTGGTGTACCCAGGAAAATGGTATTTTCTTTTGTCCAAGCGCCATTAATGGCATCTCTACCACTGATTTGACGCCTCAGTCTTTTGTCACCTTGCCCTACCTAGCAAATGGGGTTGCTGTTTGGGAATCAACTGTTTACGTGACTTCCCAGAAGGCGGGATATATTCTTGTTTTTAGTCGTGAGACAGGTCAAGAGATTACCCGTTTTTATGCCCCTGGAGTAGGGGTAGAAAATATCACAGTCAAGGGTGAGGAACTCTGGGTTTCCGATAGCATTGAGCAAACAGTTTACTGCCTTGACCGAGCTACGGGTGAGATCAAATTCAGCGTACTGACGCCTTTTGAGTGCCCGACAGGGTTAGCTTTTTACACAGATCCTCAGACGGGGAAAGATATTCTCTACGTAGCTTATGCGGGTGAGGAGCCTTACCTGCGCGATAACCCGAACGCTGACCCGAATTACGAATTACAGTACCGCGATCGCACGTTTATTCACCCGTTGTATTTTTACTACAACGAGGCTGAACGCTACGCTCTCTCAAATGGTTATCTGATGGAAATTTCCTACGTCGAGGAACTTTCCCCCCTCGACGAGGTGGATTTAGAAAATGTGGAGTGGCGAATTGCTCTACCCTCGGAGACTCATCGACAGAAGATCAGAAAAATTGAAGCGGTCGGATTGCCTTTCACGGAAGAAATTCAAGACGGACAGCGGGTGGCTGTATTTAAATTTAACAGCCTCAAAACTGGCGATCGCTATATATTTGGCTGGAAAGCCCTGATAGAAGTCTGGAGCATCAAATATCGCCTGACGCCCAGAGATGCCGAAAAACTTCCCGACCTCCCGCCTGAGTTACGCAGCAAATATCTGACGGATGATGATGATTTGGCAATGGACACCGATATCATCCTCAAGGCCGCCAAGGAAGCGATTGGCAGCGAAACGAATATGCTGCGGAAAATTTTCAAAATTCGCAACTATGTCTATGACCGTCTTTCCTACGGGATTAAGCCCTACATTGACCCGCCAGATGTCGCCTTAGAAAGGGGTGTTGGTTCCTGCGGTGAGTACCTGGGGGTTTTACTTGCCCTGGCGCGGCTGAATGGCATTGCCTGCCGCACGGTAGGTCGCTACAAGTGCCCTCCCCATCCTGAATTGATGAATTTGCCCCTGCAACCTGATTTTAATCATGTCTGGATGGAGTTCTACCTGCCTGGATTTGGTTGGTTGCCGATGGAATCTAATCCGGATGATGTGGTCGAAAAAGGCCCCTATCCATCGCGGTTTTTCATGGGTTTAGCTTGGTATCACGCTGAAATGGGCAAAGGTATCACCTTTGAAAGCTTGATGAGTCATGGGGAAAGAGTCAATAAGCAGTCCGTTTCTATTGGAGAATTATCTCTAAATCATGTGAGATTTACGATTTTGGAGGAACTAGCACCGTCCTCATAA
- a CDS encoding DUF928 domain-containing protein yields MRSTQETTVPQKLGINRDTLPKGETLGKIQPNFNFLSRLVEVKIPQLKFWGVSTENSSSMIWMKRYSQITTLAVSLTLGLVLNVPSQAQAQPASLSRSLLPDNLNFKPPERGTPDGRERGATRGGCQNPALAPKSASLAALTPLDVGLTVAEYPTFSWYMAETSAREAEFLLRDANDREVYKAKFALAGKPGIYSLNLPPSANLPPLAQDKEYHWDVSVICDANNREKDMVVGGAIKRIAPDSALVRQIQRATLQERVGLYAQARLWHETLATLLELRRLNPNDSTLASDWKKLLLSVELNKVASEPLVQSAASRRTTGSN; encoded by the coding sequence ATGAGGTCTACACAAGAAACTACAGTGCCGCAAAAATTAGGGATCAATCGCGATACGCTCCCTAAAGGAGAAACCCTTGGCAAAATTCAACCCAATTTCAATTTTTTAAGTAGACTCGTTGAAGTAAAAATCCCACAGCTTAAGTTCTGGGGAGTGTCAACAGAAAACAGTTCTAGCATGATTTGGATGAAACGCTACTCACAGATTACAACACTGGCTGTTTCCTTAACGCTCGGACTGGTTCTGAACGTGCCTTCCCAGGCACAGGCACAGCCTGCCTCACTCAGCCGCAGCCTACTACCAGATAATTTAAACTTCAAGCCGCCAGAGCGAGGCACCCCTGATGGCAGAGAACGAGGTGCAACCCGCGGCGGTTGCCAGAATCCCGCCTTGGCACCTAAAAGTGCTAGTCTCGCTGCCTTAACACCCTTGGATGTTGGGTTAACGGTTGCAGAGTATCCAACTTTCTCATGGTACATGGCTGAAACGTCAGCTCGGGAAGCAGAATTTTTGCTGAGGGATGCAAACGATCGAGAAGTCTACAAAGCGAAGTTTGCGCTCGCCGGAAAACCTGGCATTTACAGCCTCAACCTTCCTCCATCCGCCAATTTACCACCCTTGGCGCAGGACAAGGAATATCATTGGGACGTCTCGGTGATTTGTGATGCTAACAACCGGGAGAAAGATATGGTCGTAGGGGGTGCGATCAAGCGCATCGCACCAGATTCAGCCTTAGTCAGACAAATCCAGCGAGCCACTTTACAAGAGCGCGTTGGTCTTTATGCACAAGCTCGCCTTTGGCATGAGACACTCGCTACCCTGCTGGAGCTACGCCGCTTGAATCCTAACGATTCTACCCTGGCATCTGACTGGAAAAAGCTGTTACTGTCAGTTGAACTGAACAAGGTTGCGAGCGAGCCTCTAGTTCAGAGCGCAGCTAGTCGAAGAACGACTGGCTCAAACTAA
- a CDS encoding DUF928 domain-containing protein, translating to MDWMKSPRLKRALAISMEVALLTGFSTLIGTPPTLLAQGMPDRWIVAGYNPPKTVGAPGRREGGGTRSPGSCPAAGKPLTALIPANNIGFTVAAYPSFSFYVPPVPAQASPLVLEFVLKDEKNDREIYTTTFMTMGKGGIVSISLPTYAGLPPLEVGKNYQWFLSMVCDSEQRSLDVFVQGSIQRVPQTAQLDNQLRVATPNKRPDVYAEAGMWFDALTTLAELRRSNPNNSAYSAEWEQLLKAVGLDNIAKEPLLPSMTTSASQTTPFQRLRENQ from the coding sequence ATGGACTGGATGAAGTCCCCTAGGTTAAAACGAGCCTTAGCTATCTCTATGGAAGTGGCACTGCTCACGGGTTTCTCAACTCTGATAGGGACACCACCAACACTACTCGCCCAAGGAATGCCCGATCGGTGGATAGTTGCTGGATATAATCCACCTAAAACCGTTGGGGCCCCAGGGCGCAGAGAAGGGGGCGGAACTCGCAGTCCTGGAAGTTGTCCGGCGGCAGGCAAGCCCCTCACTGCACTGATTCCTGCCAATAACATTGGGTTTACCGTCGCCGCATATCCGAGCTTTTCATTCTACGTCCCTCCAGTGCCTGCCCAAGCGTCGCCACTGGTACTAGAGTTCGTACTAAAGGATGAAAAAAACGATCGAGAGATTTATACAACAACCTTCATGACTATGGGAAAGGGGGGTATTGTCAGCATAAGTCTTCCGACTTATGCTGGATTACCACCCTTGGAAGTCGGTAAGAATTATCAGTGGTTCTTGTCGATGGTTTGCGATTCCGAACAGCGATCGCTCGATGTTTTTGTACAAGGTTCGATTCAGCGGGTTCCACAAACCGCGCAGCTTGATAATCAGTTGAGGGTGGCTACACCGAATAAGCGCCCAGATGTTTATGCAGAGGCGGGGATGTGGTTTGATGCCTTAACTACTCTGGCAGAACTGCGCCGCTCCAATCCGAACAATTCCGCTTATTCTGCTGAGTGGGAACAACTCTTGAAGGCAGTTGGACTGGACAACATTGCCAAAGAGCCTTTGCTTCCCAGTATGACGACATCTGCTAGCCAAACGACACCCTTTCAGCGCTTGAGAGAAAATCAATAG